TGTCACCGTGCCGGCATAGGGGCTGCGGTACGAGGCGGCGGCGCCGACCGCACCCATCAGTACGGCGCCGATCAGCGCACCGGTCGCCTGGTTGCGCTGGTTGTTGGCCACGTGGTTCGCTGCCTGATGGCCGATCTCGTGCGCGAACACCAGGCAGACCTCTTCTTCGTTGGCGGCATACTCGACGACGCCGCGGTTGATAAAGATCAGGCCGTTGGGGCCGGCGCCGGCATTCATCGAGCGGTTCGCCGAGGCCCTGATGTTCCACTGGCACACGCCGACGTTCATCTCGGCGCACAACTGGTCGGCCGGCGGACGGATGCGGGCGAGGGCGGAGCGCATCATGTCGCCGGCTTCCTCGTCGGTCAGCACGCGGCGCGCCGGCGGCCCACCGGCACCCTGCACCTCGCTCTGCGCCAGGCTGAGATTGTTGTCGCTGATCTGCGGCAACTGATGCACGGCCCCCGCACAGCCGCAGAGGGCACAGGCGCCGCCCAGCGCGAAGAAAGTTCGCCGTTTCATTGCTCCCCCGTGCTGCCCCTGGTTGCGGAGTCCCGGCGAACGCTACCCAGAGGTATGTCGGCGAGTCAACGACGGCTCGCGCCGACCTCCTGTTTTGTATCAATCGTAACCGGGCGGCGCCGCGTGCACCCCGGAAACAGCCGTCCGTGATATTCTGTCCACAGCGGTTGCGAGGGTTGCCGGTGACCAGGGACGACAGAAAACTTGCCGAGCTCGAGAAGGGCCTCAATCAGTTGCGCGACGATCTCAACGATCTGTCGAAGGCGCTGAACGTCAATCCACGGAACACCAGCCTCGTCATCCGGCGCGTCAATCTGATGGGCCGCATCGTGGCCACGCAGTCCAGCGTCGAACAACTGCGCGGCACGCTGCGCCACGCCTGATCGCCACGCCTTATCGCCAAGCGATTTCGATTCGACACCTTGCCGCAGCGAAGGGCCCGTCGTCGCACTTCACAGCCGCGTTTCAGCGGTTATAAGGTGCCGATGTCCGATATTGAAACCCTGCGTAAGTCGCTGGCCCATTCCACCGAAGGGCTCTCCTCCGAAGACAAGAAGAAGATGGCCGTTTCCGCCATCACCACGATCCTCGATGCGCTGGGACGCGGCGTCGGCCCGTTCGGCGAATGGGAACAGCGTTGCCTGGCGGCGTCGATCATCGCGCTGCGTGCGAGCAAGTACGACGATTCGCGCGCGCTGGCGCGGCGGGCGATCTGGCCCGAGGAAAACCGCCGCAATTCCGGCGTCGCGCGCCTGCTGCTGCGTCCCGGCATGCTGACGCTGGACGAACTCGCCCGCGAACTGAAGATTGCCCAGGCGATGCCGCCGCGGCGCTTGCAGGCCGCCGCCTAACAAACCCGATCCGACGTCCGGCGCATGCTCCTCCCTCGTCGGGGAGGAGGAGCCGGCATTGGCGCGCCCGCGTCACCTGTATAGACGGGACGCGTCATGTCGATCGGCGATCCAGACCACGCGGAGACGAAGTCCGCCGCAGCGGCTGCCGTGCCGTCCGGCCGGTGGATGCTCGCGCGCTGGGCGATCGCCTCGTCGACGCTCGGCTTCCCGCAGGCAGCAGGCCCCGTCGCCTTCGCACTGGTGGCCGTCGCTCTCACGGGCGACGCGAGCGGCGGCGCGGCGATGATCCTCGCCATGACGCTGGCCCAGGTAGCCGGCGCCATTCCGCTCACGCGACTCGGGCGCGGCTTCGCGATGGCCACGTTCCTGCGGCTGCTGGTCGCCGTCCGCACCGTGGCGCTGGTGGCGATTGCGGTTGGCGCCGCATCGGGAGTCTCGCTGGCGTGGCTGATCGCTCTCGCCGCGGGCGCGGGGCTGGTGAACGGCGCGGCCTACGGCTACCTGCGCGCGGTGCTGAACCGGCTCGCGCCGGCCTCGGGCCTGTCACGCGCGCTGGGAATCGCCGCGACGCTGAACGAGCTCACCTTCGTGGCCGCGCCCGTGGTCGCCTCGGGCCTCGGCTCGATCTCGCCGGTGTTCGGCATCGTGGCAATGGCGGCCCTCGGCGCGCTACCGGCGCTGCTGGTGCCGAACCTCGGCCCGGCAGCCGCGGCATCGGGCGAGGGGGCGGACGAGGCGTCGCATCGCGCGGCGGGATCGATCCTGCGGCCCGCGATCCTGCTCTGGCTGCTGTGCGCAGCGGCTGGCGGCGCGACCGTGGCCGCCATCGAGATCGGCGCCGTCGCCCTCGCCTTGAACTTCGGTTACCAGCCCGCGCTCGCGATCCTGTTTACCGTGCTACTGTGCATCGCCTCGGTGGCCGGCGGCCTGTGGGTCAGCGTGCGCAATCGCCGCGCGCCGCGTGGCGTCGTGGTAGCGCAACTCGTCGTCATGAGCTCGGGCGCGGCCCTTGCGGCCTCCTGCCACTCCGTCGCCACCACGCTCGCGGGCGCGATTCTGATCGGCCTCGTGCTGGCGCCGCTCGCGACCCACTATTCGCTGATCCTCGATTCGCTCGCACCGCCGCACCGGCGTCCCGAGGTCTTCGCCCTCCTGCGCACCGCCAATGCGAGTGGAGTCATCCTCGCCAGCGCAATGCTGACGGCGGCGTCATTGTCCACCGCACTGCTCGTCATCGCGGGCGTGATGGCCGTCGCGACCCTTGCCGTGGGTATCGCATCGGCGAGACGCCGCTGACCGGTCGCCCGGGCCTGTCGTCCAGCCTTCTTTCCTTGTTGGGCAGGGCCGTCGTTGCTAGGTTCGATACAACCATCAGGCGCTCTGCGGTGATAAATTGCGATCCCCGGTCATGCGGCCGCTAACGCAAGGGAAGGAAGCACGTCGTCATGAGTACGTTGTTCCGGCTTCCGGACGATACGACCCTGACTCTCGAGCTCTACTACCTGCTCGTGACCTCCGGCTACGAAGACGAAGACGGAAACTGGATTCCATTCGCTTGGGGCCGTTCGGCACAACCATCGAGCTCGATCCGGGCAACCACACGCAAACGATAAACTACCCCGGCCAAGACGAATCCGATGTGTGGTTCGAGGAATACGACATCCCGATCGCCGGGGATGGCATCTATCGGCTGGGCATCGCCTACAGCGGCGCGGCGTTCGCGGAAGAAGGCGATGCGAGCGAGTTCAATATCGTCCTTGCCCGGAACGCGGCCTCCGGCGGCGTCTTTACGGCCCTCGACATGGGCAACGTCTTCTGGGGTTCGGCCTTCGCCGACAGCTTCACCGGACTGGGCTGGCGAGACCAGCTTGCGGGCCTCGATGGCAATGACTTGCTCACGGGCGGTGCGGGAGACGATTCCCTGGACGGCGGCAGTGGCGACGACCGGTTGACGGGAGGCGCCGGGATCGACGTGCTGTTCGGCGGAACGGGCGTCGACAGGATGGCCGGTGGCGCGGGTAACGACACCTATTATGTCGATGATGCCGCGGATCGCACCGTCGAGTTCGCCGGCGAAGGCATCGATCGCGTCTATTCGTCCATCGACATGACGATGAGGGCCGACATCGAGGAATTGAGGCTCACCGGGACTGCGGATCTCTTCGGCACGGGCAAC
This DNA window, taken from Reyranella humidisoli, encodes the following:
- a CDS encoding M48 family metallopeptidase — its product is MKRRTFFALGGACALCGCAGAVHQLPQISDNNLSLAQSEVQGAGGPPARRVLTDEEAGDMMRSALARIRPPADQLCAEMNVGVCQWNIRASANRSMNAGAGPNGLIFINRGVVEYAANEEEVCLVFAHEIGHQAANHVANNQRNQATGALIGAVLMGAVGAAASYRSPYAGTVTRSAADTGAAVGRSIGRISFSKEQEREADYLAAVILYRSNVDLDKARGMLVTLARATGRRDTGLLDTHPAGPERIAAWDQAVAQIRASKGALPARA
- a CDS encoding MFS transporter, translating into MSIGDPDHAETKSAAAAAVPSGRWMLARWAIASSTLGFPQAAGPVAFALVAVALTGDASGGAAMILAMTLAQVAGAIPLTRLGRGFAMATFLRLLVAVRTVALVAIAVGAASGVSLAWLIALAAGAGLVNGAAYGYLRAVLNRLAPASGLSRALGIAATLNELTFVAAPVVASGLGSISPVFGIVAMAALGALPALLVPNLGPAAAASGEGADEASHRAAGSILRPAILLWLLCAAAGGATVAAIEIGAVALALNFGYQPALAILFTVLLCIASVAGGLWVSVRNRRAPRGVVVAQLVVMSSGAALAASCHSVATTLAGAILIGLVLAPLATHYSLILDSLAPPHRRPEVFALLRTANASGVILASAMLTAASLSTALLVIAGVMAVATLAVGIASARRR